The Thermomicrobiales bacterium genome contains the following window.
GGGTCATCATGCTCAACGTTCGACTGATCGCCAGCGGCCCGGCCGCGACAACATTCACACGGGAAACATTCCATGCAACCTACGGCGGGCGGCCGGCCGCGTTGTCAGAGCTGTTCGCCGGCGGCCCGGTCGCGGCGGGGGACTGAGCGTGCTGCCACAGATTCTCCACGACCTCCTGTTCGACTACACCCTGCGCACCGTCGCACTCGGGTCGGCGCTCCTCGGGATCGTCGGCGGGGTGCTGGGGACGTTCGCCGTCCTGCGCCGTCAAGGACTGGTCGGCGACGCGCTGGCGCACGCCGCACTGCCTGGCATCGCGCTGGCGTTCATCCTGTCCGGCTCGCGGACGCCGGCCGTGCTGATGCTCGGCGCGGCAGTCTCCGGCTGGCTGGGCACGCTGCTCATCCTGCGGATCGTCCGCGACACGCGGATCAGCGAGGACACCGCGCTCGGCATCGTGCTGACCGTCTTCTTCGGCATGGGGATCGTGTTGTTGACGTATATCCAGCACGGCGGGGACGCTAGCCAGGCGGGGCTGGATCGCTATCTGTTCGGGCAGGCGGCGACGCTGGTCGCCGAGGACGTCCGGGCGATGGCGATCGTCGGCGCGGTGGCACTGGCGATCGTCGCGGTCCTGTTCAAGGAGCTGAAGCTGCTGGCGTTCGATCCGGAGTTTGCAGCCAGTCTGGGGTTCCCGACCGACCGGCTAAGCGTGCTGCTGACCTCGGCGATCGTTCTGGCGGTCGTGATCGGGTTGCAGACGGTCGGCGTGGTGCTGATGGCCGCGATGCTCGTCGCGCCGGCCGCGGCAGCGCGGCAGTGGACAAACCGGCTGGGTGTGATGGTGCTGCTCTCCGGCGTCTTTGGCGCGATGGCCGGGGTGATCGGCGCGATGATCAGCGTGACCGCCCGGCGCGTGCCGACCGGGCCAATGATCGTCCTCTGCGCGACGGCGCTGGTGATCGTCTCGCTGCTCTTCGCCCCGGAGCGCGGACTGGTCTGGGACGCTGTCCGGCGGCGGGCGATGAGACGAGAGGCGCTGGCATCCGGGCCATGGGGGGCGCCATGACGGCGCAACAGACAATCCTGCTGACGGCGATCTTCGCGGGCGCGTCCTGCTCGCTGGTCGGCGTCTTCCTCGTCCTGCGGCGGATGGCGATGATGGCCGACGCGATCAGCCACGCGATCCTGCCGGGGTTGGTCGCCGCCTACGTCCTGGCGAACGGGCCGAACCTGCTGGCCGGCATCGCCGGGGCGAGTGCAGCCGGGCTCCTGACGGTTGTGCTGGTCGAAGCGTTGCAGCGCAGTGGGCGAGTGAAGTCGGACGGCGCGATTGGGATCGTCTTTCCGGCGCTGTTCGCGATCGGCACGCTGGCGATCTCGCGCTGGTTCGCGAACGTCCATCTCGACGCCGACGCGATCCTCTACGGCGAGATCGCCTTCGCTCCGTTCGACCGGCTGATCATCGCTGGCTACGACCTCGGCTCGCAGCCGCTGATCGTGCTGGTGGCGCTGACGGCGATCAATTTCGCCTTGCTGCTGTTGTTCTTCAAGGAGCTGAAGCTGGCGACGTTCGACCCTGGCCTGGCGGCGGCGCTGGGGTTCTCGCCCGCGCTGATCCACTACGGGCTGATGGCGGGAGTCTCGGCGACGACGGTCGGCGGATTCGCGGCGGTCGGCGCCATCCTCGTGGTCGCGCTGATGATCGTGCCGGCCGCAACAGCCTATCTGCTGACCGACCGGCTGGGCTGGATGGTCGCGATCGCGGTCGCCGTCGGCGCGGGTTCGGGGGTTGTCGGCTACCAGATCGCCTGGGCGCTGGACGTGTCGATCAGCGGGATGATCGCGGTCGTAATGGGCGCAGCATTCGGGCTGGCGGCGACCTTCTCGCCATCCCACGGCATCGTCGCCCGTACGATTCGGCGCGGTCGGCAGCGTGATCGATTCGCGGCGGACGTGCTGCTGCTGCACCTCGATCACCACCCGGCCGGGGTTGAATCGCTGGCCCGGCTCGAGACCAGGCTGCGCTGGCCGGCCGCTCGCCTGGACGGCGCCGCGCGACGCATTCAGGCCGAACGCCTGGCCACCGTCCAGGCCGGCGAGCTGCGGCTGACCGAGCTGGGGCGAGCCGAGGCGGCGCGGATCGCCAGTGGGCTGGGCGTCGCCAGCGCCGACTAACCCTCGGCGGCGCGCTGCTCGACGAAGCGTCGCGCCAGATCGAGATTATCGGTCGTAAAGCCATCGACGCCCCAGGCGAGGATCTGATCCAGCCTTTCCTCCGTATTGATCGGCCAGGTGATTACCGTCGAGACACGTTCCTTCAGCGCGGTGACGATCTCGGCGTTCAGCAGCCGGTAGTGAATGGAGATCGCGTCGTGGTCGTCACGCTCCAGCCGCGGCCAGACACGGTCGAGCTGGCGCAGGTTGCCGATCGAGTGGACGACGGTAACCTGCTCCCAGGCACGAAGCTCATCGAGCAGTCGCCAGTCTTGCGAGCAGACCAGCAGCGGGTCGTCACCGTGGGTAGCGCGCCAGGCGGCGACGAGCGAGGCCGGCAGGCCGGGCACACCATGCTTGAGGTCAATGAAGAGGCTCGTATCCGACGCAAGCTGGCCCAGAAGCTGGTCGAGCGTGAAGCGCGGCTTGCGCCCACTCTCGATCGACCAGCGATCCCAGAGAATGGGGACCGGGCCGATCGTCTTCGAATGCCGCACCTCCAGCCGGCCGCGATAGAGCCAGATGTCGGCTTCGACGAGGTCGACGCCGGCTGCCTCCGCACTGTGCAGCTGCTCCACTGTGTTGCCGAACCGGTGAGCGACGACGAAGGGACGAGGAAGCGTCGCGATCGCTAACGCGCGTCCCCGCGCCGCGGCGACGGCTGTCGAGCTCTCCGGTCCCGGCGAGCGCGCGCCGCTCCCAGCAGATGGGAACGGGGGGGGCGAGGGCGTCTCTTCGTTAGCCCAGGACGCAGATGGCATGCCTGACGCGGGCGCGGTCGGGACGATCGAACGCTGCCAGATCGGCGCGACGCGAGTCACGATCAGGTAGCTGCTCACGACAATGAACCCGCCGGCTATTCCGTCGATGATGAAATGATTGGCAGTCAGCACGATAGCGGTATACATCAGCACCGGCATGATGACGCCGATCGCGCGCGTCCACCAGCGACGCGCCTCCAAGAAGACCGCCATCCCGGCCATCAGATCCCAGCCGAAATGCAGGCTGGGAAAGGCGGCATACGGGTTGGTCAGCGCAGGCGGCTGAAGGACGCGATAGGCGTCGGATCGCAGCGTTACCGTGTCGACCAGGCCGATATCCGGCACGAGGCGAGGCGGCGCGACCGGATAGAACAAAAAGATCGACATCCCGATCAATCCCGAGAGGAACATCGTATTTCGATATTTCGGATAGGCGTTCGGGTGGGCAATGACGAGCCACGCAAAGACGCCAGCCAGGAATGGCCAGTGCCCCCAGATATAGATCCAGTTGACGACATCGACCAACCAGTCGTGCGTCATGATCTGCTGTTGCAGCCACGACTCGTGGAACAGTCCGAGCCGTGCCTCGACGTCGATGATGTGGTGGGCGTGAGCGAGGGCGACCTCGAGGCGAGCGTGCGCCAATCCGCGAACGAGGAAGTAGAACAGTGCCGCCGGCGCGATCATCAGCACTTCGCGGATCAGCCGGACGCTGCGCTGATGTGACGCTGGAATCAGCCAGCGCACGACGAGACACAGGAGCATCAGAAAAGCGTAGGCCGCAGTGTTCCAGTCGAATGGGTTAAACGTGAGCGTTGGCAAAAACGTCGACTCCGACCGTTGCGGGAAAGGTTATCGGCGCCCCGTAGAATCCGGCCGAGCGCGGTAGCGGGGCAACCGACACAGCCATTTCAGCAATCAAGAATACGACGGGCTGCAACCGGCTTCAGCGCACCCATGCCTGAGGCGCGCGTCGCGGGGATGGTCGGAGATCAGGCGAAGAGGTTGAAAAGGCCGACCAGGTGCGGCATATAGAGCAGCCCGACGACCGGCAACGCGATGGCCAGATTGCCGACGGCAACAGTCCGCAATCGCTGGCTCGGTCGCCAGTGGCTGACCGCCCAGGCAAGCCCGGCCGCGCCGGCAACGGCGACCACCAACGAAATGAGATCGTCCGGGCCGAGCGCCCCGCGCGAGCCGAGCACCGGCAGCAGTGTGCCGTCGCTGGCGCCAGCGATCAGCGCGCCAAGTCCCACCGCAGCGGCTGCGACCTGTGGCAGATGGCTCGCCGCGGTCTGCACGACTTCCTGGCGGCCGGCCTGAGCGGCCAGGCCAAGGAACAGTGGCAGCCAGACATCGCCAACGCGGAAGAGCAACGCTGCGCCGACCGCGGCCGGCACCGGCACCCCCATCTGCTGCAGCGCAAGCGCCATCGACACCTCAACCAGCCCGATACCCTGGAAGACGGGAGCGACGAGGCTGAACATCGTCCCGGCCGTGAACCCGACGAGCACCACGACTGGCGAGACATCCTGGTGCATCGCCCGCAGGGCGACGAACAGCGTAACGGCGCTTACCAGGTTCTGGGCCAACCCCACCACAAACGGCAACGCCAGATCCTGCCCACGGATGCCATAGTCGCGGGCATGATCGACAAACGCAACGACACGCTTCGGCAGATGGCGCTGGAGCGGACCGCTTGCGTGAGCATGTCGACGCTGACGCAACAGGAGCGAAATCAATGCCGTCATGACAGCAAGCATGCTGACGAGGATCGCCGCGCCGATCAGCGCGATACCGGACGGTCGGTGGAACAAGAACGTCGGGATCAGCAGCAGGACGAACGACGCGTAGCCGGTTGCGCTGCGCAGCGTCGTCGTCAGCAGCGCATCGTCAGTCGAGACGCCACGCTGGGCCAGGTTACGAATGAGCACGTAGACCGACGCCGGACCACTGGCCGGCGTCAGCGTGCCGACGACATGGCGCTGCAGGTGAAGGTCGACGACCTGGTGCAGGCGGACGTGATGACCCAGCCGGCGCAGGATGACCTTATAGGTCAGGCCAGAGAGGACAAGCGCGACAAGCTGCGCGACAACGATGCCGGCCAGCCAGAATCGATCGGCGTCCGCTAGCGCCGCGCCAATCTGTTGAATTTCAGCTTGCTGGCGGGAAACGAAACCGACCGCGAGGAGGGTAAGGAGCGCCAACCAGATGAAGATGCCGTATCGGGAGAGGACCATCCGGCCCTGTCGAACGAAAGCGCGAACGATTGGCATGGACTATTGTTGTTCTCTTTCCCCATCCGCGATGGGGCGACCCATCTCTGTCGGGGCTACTGCAATCGCGTGACGACCATCACGTGCGTGCTGAACTCTACCACGCTACCTGTCCCGTCGAACAGGCAGGAACCTGTCTACTTGGCCGCTAATTCTGACGCATAAGCCACGCCACGAAAACGGAGGAGGTAGAGAGCCGGTCAGCTGTCACCGGCGGCGACAGGCGAGGGTGGCGGGTTGACCCGCGCCTCCATCGATGGCTCGGCGTAGGAGCGGTGGGACGGAACATCGACGATCTCCCGCTCGGGGTAGCGCAGGGCGGTCAGCGTGCCGCCGAACGCGCAGCCGGTGTCGATGTTGATCGTGTTATTCCGCCATTCGGCAGCGTGCATCGGCGTGTGTCCGTAGACGACGAGCGCGTCCCCGCGATAGCTTGCAGCCCAATCGCGGCGGATGGGGAAGCCCCAGGGCGAGCGCTCCCCGGTCGGCTCGCCGAAGCGACAGAAGGCGGAGATCTCCCGGTCGACCCGTCCGATCATCCATTCCTCGATGCCGGCATGAGCGATCACAAGGTGGCCGCGGTCGAGAATACGGTAGGGCGGTGTCGTGGCTAGCAGATCGGCGATCGCCGCGCCCAACGCATCACGGCGGCGTGGTGGAAGCGCCAGCAGCTCATTGACCGTCTCGGCCAGCCCGTAGGTGAGATGGACATCGCGGCCCATCAGATAGCGAGCGAACTTGCTGTCGTGGTTGCCTGGCACGTAGAGCGCCGTGCCAGCTGCCAGCGAGGCGACCGCGATCGACCAGACCGCGATGCTGCCTGGCCCACGGTCGTTAAGGTCGCCGAGAAAAGCCAGCGTCCGGCCGGCCGGATGGCGGGCGATATCGCCGTCAAGCTGATAGCCAAGGCGGTCCAGCAGATCCCGCAGCTCATCGATACAGCCGTGGACATCGCCGACGATGTCGTAGGGTGGGGACGTTGAATCGCAGATGGCGACGCCATGCGCAAGTAGCCGGTCGGGGGCGAATGCGCCGGGCCACGAGTGGTTTCGTCTGTTTCTGTCAGCCAAGCTCGTCTCGCCTGCTCGCATATCACCCGTCTTGCGGTCGGCCGCCGGCAGCGTCAGCGCCAATGCCCTATTGTCGCACGGGCAGTGCCGCGGGCCAGATTGTCACACCATTGCCACGGCAGCGCCCAATTCCGTCGCGCGGCTGAAACTCTGCCGATGATCAAATGACTGCAGTCGGGCCATCGCCGCGCGACGCCGATACGGCATTCCATCGAGCGGCCTGTCCCGGGCAAGGAGGGTCACGGTGGCATCCTCTTCCGTCGTGTCAGTCGACACCGCGCCGAGCATCGTTGTCGACCCCATCGATGAGTTGATTGTGCGCGCTCGAAAGGGCGATCGGAATGCGTTCGGAGCGATCTACGAACGACATTTCAACGAACTGTACTGGCACGCGCTGCGGTTGACCGGAGACCCGAACGACGCCGCCGACGTCACTCAGGAGGCGTTCGCCCGCGCCCTTGTGGCGCTCCCAAAGACAGCCGGGGCGATGAACGTCCGCGCCTGGCTCTATCGGATCGTGACAAATGCCTGCCACGATCTTGGCCGCCAGCGCGCCCGCTCTGCAACGACCAATCTGTCGCCGGAGATCGCAGCCGCTATTCCCGACCATGACGCGACGACCGACCCGGAGCGATGGCTGCTGCGCCGTGAGGCACAGTCCGAGGTCTCCGGCGCCCTCGGGCGGATGAGCAACCGCTCGCGGACGTTGCTACTGCTGAGAGAGCGCGATGAGCTGTCGTGCGCCGAGATCGGCGAGCGGCTCGGCGCGTCGCGGGCGGCGGTGAAGTCGGGCCTGTTCCGCGCCCGGCACGAGTTGCGGCGACTCTACGACGCCGAACGGGACGCGGCCTGACGGGCAGGCGTTCGAGAGGATCGACGATGAACTCGCCAACGATCCTTCAACGCTGGTCATCCGACCATCTCCCATACGTCGTGCACGTGCGGTTGACGCCATAGGCCCGC
Protein-coding sequences here:
- a CDS encoding iron chelate uptake ABC transporter family permease subunit, which encodes MLPQILHDLLFDYTLRTVALGSALLGIVGGVLGTFAVLRRQGLVGDALAHAALPGIALAFILSGSRTPAVLMLGAAVSGWLGTLLILRIVRDTRISEDTALGIVLTVFFGMGIVLLTYIQHGGDASQAGLDRYLFGQAATLVAEDVRAMAIVGAVALAIVAVLFKELKLLAFDPEFAASLGFPTDRLSVLLTSAIVLAVVIGLQTVGVVLMAAMLVAPAAAARQWTNRLGVMVLLSGVFGAMAGVIGAMISVTARRVPTGPMIVLCATALVIVSLLFAPERGLVWDAVRRRAMRREALASGPWGAP
- a CDS encoding metal ABC transporter permease; its protein translation is MTAQQTILLTAIFAGASCSLVGVFLVLRRMAMMADAISHAILPGLVAAYVLANGPNLLAGIAGASAAGLLTVVLVEALQRSGRVKSDGAIGIVFPALFAIGTLAISRWFANVHLDADAILYGEIAFAPFDRLIIAGYDLGSQPLIVLVALTAINFALLLLFFKELKLATFDPGLAAALGFSPALIHYGLMAGVSATTVGGFAAVGAILVVALMIVPAATAYLLTDRLGWMVAIAVAVGAGSGVVGYQIAWALDVSISGMIAVVMGAAFGLAATFSPSHGIVARTIRRGRQRDRFAADVLLLHLDHHPAGVESLARLETRLRWPAARLDGAARRIQAERLATVQAGELRLTELGRAEAARIASGLGVASAD
- a CDS encoding phosphatase PAP2 family protein, encoding MPTLTFNPFDWNTAAYAFLMLLCLVVRWLIPASHQRSVRLIREVLMIAPAALFYFLVRGLAHARLEVALAHAHHIIDVEARLGLFHESWLQQQIMTHDWLVDVVNWIYIWGHWPFLAGVFAWLVIAHPNAYPKYRNTMFLSGLIGMSIFLFYPVAPPRLVPDIGLVDTVTLRSDAYRVLQPPALTNPYAAFPSLHFGWDLMAGMAVFLEARRWWTRAIGVIMPVLMYTAIVLTANHFIIDGIAGGFIVVSSYLIVTRVAPIWQRSIVPTAPASGMPSASWANEETPSPPPFPSAGSGARSPGPESSTAVAAARGRALAIATLPRPFVVAHRFGNTVEQLHSAEAAGVDLVEADIWLYRGRLEVRHSKTIGPVPILWDRWSIESGRKPRFTLDQLLGQLASDTSLFIDLKHGVPGLPASLVAAWRATHGDDPLLVCSQDWRLLDELRAWEQVTVVHSIGNLRQLDRVWPRLERDDHDAISIHYRLLNAEIVTALKERVSTVITWPINTEERLDQILAWGVDGFTTDNLDLARRFVEQRAAEG
- a CDS encoding lysylphosphatidylglycerol synthase transmembrane domain-containing protein, whose translation is MPIVRAFVRQGRMVLSRYGIFIWLALLTLLAVGFVSRQQAEIQQIGAALADADRFWLAGIVVAQLVALVLSGLTYKVILRRLGHHVRLHQVVDLHLQRHVVGTLTPASGPASVYVLIRNLAQRGVSTDDALLTTTLRSATGYASFVLLLIPTFLFHRPSGIALIGAAILVSMLAVMTALISLLLRQRRHAHASGPLQRHLPKRVVAFVDHARDYGIRGQDLALPFVVGLAQNLVSAVTLFVALRAMHQDVSPVVVLVGFTAGTMFSLVAPVFQGIGLVEVSMALALQQMGVPVPAAVGAALLFRVGDVWLPLFLGLAAQAGRQEVVQTAASHLPQVAAAAVGLGALIAGASDGTLLPVLGSRGALGPDDLISLVVAVAGAAGLAWAVSHWRPSQRLRTVAVGNLAIALPVVGLLYMPHLVGLFNLFA
- a CDS encoding metallophosphoesterase, producing MADRNRRNHSWPGAFAPDRLLAHGVAICDSTSPPYDIVGDVHGCIDELRDLLDRLGYQLDGDIARHPAGRTLAFLGDLNDRGPGSIAVWSIAVASLAAGTALYVPGNHDSKFARYLMGRDVHLTYGLAETVNELLALPPRRRDALGAAIADLLATTPPYRILDRGHLVIAHAGIEEWMIGRVDREISAFCRFGEPTGERSPWGFPIRRDWAASYRGDALVVYGHTPMHAAEWRNNTINIDTGCAFGGTLTALRYPEREIVDVPSHRSYAEPSMEARVNPPPSPVAAGDS
- a CDS encoding RNA polymerase sigma factor; protein product: MASSSVVSVDTAPSIVVDPIDELIVRARKGDRNAFGAIYERHFNELYWHALRLTGDPNDAADVTQEAFARALVALPKTAGAMNVRAWLYRIVTNACHDLGRQRARSATTNLSPEIAAAIPDHDATTDPERWLLRREAQSEVSGALGRMSNRSRTLLLLRERDELSCAEIGERLGASRAAVKSGLFRARHELRRLYDAERDAA